A DNA window from Desulfuromonas sp. contains the following coding sequences:
- a CDS encoding cytochrome C, giving the protein MPAKIKSLTFIPLALAAISLAACVAAYKLPAEHPEELDATRPVCTDCHDASDGNINYARFTHTISWGDNHRLAAYQNEQVCAMCHQQSYCNDCHGVRVELKPSTRSPDEVLRQMPHRGDFLSRHRIEGRINPTSCFRCHGNPKTAQTCAPCHG; this is encoded by the coding sequence ATGCCTGCAAAAATAAAATCGCTAACATTCATCCCGCTTGCCCTGGCAGCCATATCCCTGGCTGCTTGCGTTGCCGCCTACAAACTCCCGGCTGAGCATCCAGAAGAACTTGATGCGACTCGACCGGTCTGCACCGATTGCCATGACGCCAGCGACGGCAATATCAATTATGCCCGATTCACCCACACCATCAGTTGGGGCGATAATCACAGATTGGCTGCTTACCAGAATGAACAGGTCTGTGCGATGTGCCATCAACAGAGCTACTGCAACGACTGCCACGGCGTCCGGGTTGAATTAAAACCTTCAACCAGATCACCTGACGAGGTCTTACGCCAAATGCCGCATCGCGGCGACTTTCTCAGTCGTCACAGGATTGAAGGCCGAATAAACCCGACCAGCTGTTTCCGCTGCCACGGCAATCCGAAGACAGCCCAAACCTGCGCACCCTGCCACGGTTAA
- a CDS encoding AcrB/AcrD/AcrF family protein, with translation MLISNVAIRQRSTVFALMLIIIVVGIYSYMVLPRESTPDITIPYVLVVTPYEGVSSSDIESLITNPIERKLRGLKNVEEIRSVSAEGSSMITVEFIPDVEIDDAIQWVRDKVDQSKGDLPNDLENDPQILEVNLSEFPVMMVAVSGNVPETVLKGTAEELEEHIEEVPGVLDVVLTGGREHQVRVEIDPDRLAAYRISFNEVVAAVARENVNIPGGSIDIGKGKYLLRIPGEFTDPAQIDNLVMVVRDGKPVYYKDLATAEFTFEDATSYARLDGKPSVSLAVKKRTGENIIEMTDRIFTLIEYAKPMLPEGIELSVTLNQSKDIRRMVSELENNILTGLILVVSVLFLFLGLRNSLFVALAIPFSMLISLVIIQALGMTLNMVVLFSLILALGMLVDNAIVIVENIYRHMQEGLSRVEAAKTAAHEVGWPIISSTITTLCAFFPMIFWPGIMGEFMKYLPMTLIITLTSSLFVALVINPTVCSVFMKVKRDEVEPDVERTRVVRMYRRSLDWALTHQGATIGFSILFLFLVLAVYGGMVGAKVLGVELFPDTEPNRAFVEVKAPEGTSLDTTDGYVRQIEKVVSTEQDARYVIAEVGVAPSGESGAGNGKPSHIGKVSLEFVDREARNESSDKVLQRVREGLGGFSGAEIKVEKEKNGPPTGPPVSIEVSGDQVIVLESLVANVRERIKGIAGLVDLKDDFSRAKPEIRVLVDREKATLLGLSTADISQLVKAAISGSKMGVYRKGKDEYDIIVRLPESRRKNISDIESLLIPTNTGAPVPLTTVAKLELGSGFGSIRHIDQKRVVTISGNTSGRNSNEVLAEVQTLLADLDIPAGYRINYSGEQEEQQKAMAFLGKAFLVALFLIVLVLITQFNSVSQTFIVMTSVVLSLSGVFLGLVLTLTNFGIIMTGIGVISLAGVVVNNAIVLIDYINQLRRSGMGLHESLVRAGLVRFRPVTLTAMTTILGLLPMAVGVSFDFGSFSWVIGGESAQWWGPMAVAVIFGLAVATMLTLIVVPVLYALFARLKDRMGERFGVNTQV, from the coding sequence ATGCTGATCTCCAATGTCGCCATTCGTCAGCGCAGCACCGTGTTTGCCCTGATGCTGATAATCATCGTCGTCGGTATCTACAGCTACATGGTGTTGCCCCGCGAATCAACTCCCGACATCACGATCCCTTACGTTCTGGTGGTGACTCCTTATGAAGGAGTCTCGTCGAGTGATATCGAATCGCTGATCACCAACCCGATTGAACGTAAATTGCGCGGCCTGAAGAATGTCGAAGAGATCCGCTCGGTCAGTGCCGAGGGTTCCTCGATGATCACCGTTGAATTTATTCCTGATGTCGAAATTGATGATGCCATCCAGTGGGTCCGCGACAAGGTCGATCAATCCAAGGGCGACCTGCCGAATGATCTCGAGAACGATCCGCAGATACTGGAGGTCAATCTTTCCGAGTTTCCGGTGATGATGGTCGCGGTTTCGGGCAACGTTCCCGAGACCGTGCTCAAGGGGACGGCCGAGGAACTCGAGGAACATATCGAGGAAGTCCCGGGCGTGCTCGATGTCGTGCTGACCGGTGGCCGCGAGCACCAGGTCCGGGTCGAGATTGACCCCGACCGTCTTGCCGCGTACCGCATCTCCTTCAACGAGGTTGTGGCCGCAGTCGCCCGCGAGAATGTCAATATTCCGGGCGGCAGTATTGATATCGGGAAAGGCAAGTACCTGCTGCGGATTCCGGGCGAATTTACCGATCCGGCGCAGATCGATAACCTCGTCATGGTCGTGCGTGATGGCAAACCTGTTTATTACAAGGACCTTGCTACGGCCGAGTTTACCTTTGAAGACGCGACCAGTTACGCTCGGCTTGATGGTAAACCGAGTGTGAGCCTGGCGGTCAAAAAACGGACCGGCGAAAATATTATCGAGATGACCGACCGGATTTTTACCCTGATTGAATATGCCAAGCCGATGCTCCCCGAAGGGATTGAGCTTTCGGTGACACTGAACCAGTCGAAAGATATCCGGCGGATGGTCTCCGAGCTGGAGAATAATATTCTGACCGGCCTGATTCTGGTCGTGTCAGTTCTCTTTCTATTCCTCGGATTGCGCAACTCGCTGTTCGTGGCTCTCGCCATCCCGTTTTCGATGCTGATATCGTTAGTGATTATCCAGGCCCTTGGTATGACCCTTAATATGGTTGTGCTGTTCAGCCTGATTCTCGCCTTGGGGATGCTGGTCGACAACGCCATCGTTATTGTCGAAAATATCTATCGGCACATGCAGGAGGGCTTAAGCCGGGTAGAGGCCGCAAAAACCGCAGCCCATGAAGTCGGGTGGCCGATTATAAGTTCGACCATCACCACCCTGTGCGCGTTTTTCCCGATGATATTCTGGCCCGGGATCATGGGCGAATTCATGAAGTATCTGCCGATGACCCTGATCATCACCCTGACCTCGTCACTGTTCGTAGCCCTGGTGATCAACCCGACGGTCTGCTCGGTGTTCATGAAGGTCAAAAGAGACGAAGTCGAGCCCGACGTGGAGCGCACCAGGGTCGTAAGGATGTACCGCAGATCACTCGATTGGGCCTTGACCCATCAAGGTGCAACCATAGGTTTCTCAATCTTGTTTTTATTCTTAGTCCTGGCGGTTTATGGCGGAATGGTCGGCGCTAAAGTGCTCGGGGTCGAGCTGTTCCCTGATACCGAACCGAACCGGGCGTTTGTTGAAGTCAAGGCACCGGAGGGGACCAGCCTCGACACCACTGACGGCTACGTGCGGCAGATCGAGAAGGTCGTTTCAACGGAACAGGATGCCAGGTATGTGATCGCCGAGGTCGGCGTGGCCCCGAGTGGTGAATCGGGCGCCGGAAACGGCAAACCTTCGCATATTGGCAAGGTGTCGCTGGAGTTCGTTGATCGCGAAGCCCGTAACGAGTCTTCAGATAAGGTTCTGCAGCGGGTCCGCGAAGGCCTCGGCGGGTTTTCCGGTGCCGAGATCAAGGTTGAAAAGGAAAAGAATGGACCGCCGACCGGACCTCCGGTCAGCATCGAGGTCAGCGGTGATCAGGTTATTGTCCTCGAGAGCCTGGTCGCGAACGTGCGTGAGCGGATCAAAGGGATTGCCGGTTTGGTTGATCTGAAAGACGACTTTTCGCGGGCCAAACCGGAAATCCGGGTGCTGGTTGATCGGGAAAAAGCGACCCTGTTGGGACTCTCGACGGCCGATATCTCGCAGTTGGTTAAAGCGGCGATCAGCGGCAGCAAGATGGGTGTTTACCGTAAAGGAAAGGATGAGTACGATATCATCGTGCGCCTTCCTGAAAGTCGGCGGAAAAATATCTCGGATATTGAAAGCCTGCTGATTCCGACCAATACCGGCGCGCCGGTCCCGTTGACCACGGTCGCCAAACTCGAACTCGGATCCGGCTTCGGTTCGATCCGGCATATTGACCAGAAACGGGTTGTTACAATTTCCGGGAACACCTCCGGCCGTAACAGTAACGAGGTCCTGGCTGAAGTTCAGACTCTGTTGGCCGATCTCGATATCCCTGCCGGTTATCGCATTAATTATTCTGGTGAGCAGGAAGAACAGCAGAAAGCGATGGCTTTTCTCGGCAAGGCGTTTCTGGTGGCCCTGTTCCTGATCGTTCTGGTTCTGATCACCCAGTTCAACTCGGTGTCACAGACCTTTATTGTCATGACCAGTGTCGTGTTGTCACTTTCCGGTGTTTTTCTCGGGCTTGTTCTGACCCTGACCAACTTTGGCATTATCATGACCGGAATAGGGGTGATTTCGTTGGCGGGAGTGGTTGTGAATAATGCGATTGTGCTGATTGATTATATTAATCAACTGCGCCGTAGCGGCATGGGGCTCCATGAGTCGCTGGTCCGGGCCGGGCTGGTCCGTTTCCGCCCGGTCACGCTCACCGCGATGACCACCATTCTCGGATTGCTGCCGATGGCCGTCGGCGTGAGCTTCGATTTCGGAAGTTTTTCCTGGGTGATCGGTGGTGAGTCGGCACAGTGGTGGGGCCCGATGGCGGTGGCGGTGATTTTCGGCCTGGCGGTTGCGACCATGCTGACGCTGATTGTCGTGCCGGTTCTGTATGCCCTGTTTGCGCGACTCAAGGACCGGATGGGTGAGCGATTTGGCGTCAATACACAAGTCTAA